The genomic DNA AACTTGAAATTCCGTTAATTAATACTCACAGTGAAAATACAGATTTTCCTTACGCAGGATATCATGGTGATGTTAACTTCTCAACACTTAGCAATGGTAAACCACTAATACCAGGAACCTATGAAATCAAGATCCAGTTAAAACAATATCTAGGCAACGGTTGGCTAATTCGTCGGACAACCATCGGTCAAGTTGCCGATACTCAGCAGGATTTAAATTATACGACCAAAATGACCAGTTATTCAGCTAAGAGTAACAAATCATACAGTTTAATTTTCCGCTACAATTTGGCTGCCCAAGCATTAAAAGTGACGTCATACAAGCTGAGCGATGTTAACCCGCTTGAAAATGAATTCACTGAAGATGTTGGCTTAGACAGTGCCGCTATGCGGGCTATTAAACGCCGTGCCTTAAAAGTGTGGTATCGCTGGTATTGTCTGCAACCGATTCATAAGAAACAAATTTCATTTGTTTCCGATAGTCGGGTCACTATTTCTGGTAATTTTGAGTTTATTTATCAGGAACTAAAACGCCGCAACACTGATTTTAAAATTTCATTTTATTTAAAACCAAGTATTAAAACTAAAAAGTCTTGGAAAGAGGTCCGGACGTTAGCCAAAGCCTTGGCAACTAGTCGCTATGTCATTTTAGATGACTTTTACCCGTTAGTTTATCCATTGCATATTCGCGAAAATGCGGATTTGATTCAAGTTTGGCACGCTGTAGGGGCCTTTAAAACGTTTGGTTACAGTCGCTTAGGGATGCCCGGTGGTCCCAAGATTCAATCTTTGAATCATCGCAACTATACTAAAGCCTTAGTTTCTTCTCACAATATTGCGGATAAGTACGCAGAAGGATTTGGAATTGCCCCGGATAAAGTTCAACCGTTGGGTATTCCTCGAACTGATATCTTCTTTGACGAACCTAAGAAACAAGCTATTCGGGAACGATTAGAGAATGATTTACCATTTATTAAAGGTAAAAAGGTTATTCTCTTTGCGCCAACCTTCCGTGGTAATGGACAACAGTCGGCGTACTACCCATTTGAAATGTTAAATTTCAAAGAAATCTATGAAGCTCTGCACGAAGATTACGTCTTTTTAT from Lactiplantibacillus paraplantarum includes the following:
- a CDS encoding CDP-glycerol glycerophosphotransferase family protein; the protein is MIQRLKRIARRIIYGRKQPQYTDTEAISDTPTANENIAFLNTLRIEKDAESLIKRQVTKLAFNSSYLVIEGTAWFENYPEQDTERIIKSLVLTNDMGEELEIPLINTHSENTDFPYAGYHGDVNFSTLSNGKPLIPGTYEIKIQLKQYLGNGWLIRRTTIGQVADTQQDLNYTTKMTSYSAKSNKSYSLIFRYNLAAQALKVTSYKLSDVNPLENEFTEDVGLDSAAMRAIKRRALKVWYRWYCLQPIHKKQISFVSDSRVTISGNFEFIYQELKRRNTDFKISFYLKPSIKTKKSWKEVRTLAKALATSRYVILDDFYPLVYPLHIRENADLIQVWHAVGAFKTFGYSRLGMPGGPKIQSLNHRNYTKALVSSHNIADKYAEGFGIAPDKVQPLGIPRTDIFFDEPKKQAIRERLENDLPFIKGKKVILFAPTFRGNGQQSAYYPFEMLNFKEIYEALHEDYVFLLKIHPFVQNKPTLPYEYSNFYYDVSDYREINDLLLVADQLITDYSSVCFEYALLNRPMIFFAPDLADYMQSRSFYFNYFDFIPGSLAENTGELINQLQHPQVDQAKLDGFVNFFFDDLDGKSTARFVDALENDFVDPDAAELENTDGLAISEDGKIIPDWGKKAK